The DNA sequence AGGGAAGATTAAATGCATAAGTGCAAAGCATCCAATATTATGATATCATACTTAGAGCCATGAGCTGTTTAAATATCAATTGGCAGTATGTACAGGAAAAAAGTGATGAAAAAGGTGGGAGTGGGTAGAACTTGGAAGAAATATAAAGAGTAGAAGTATTATAACAAAATAGAGAAGAAAAAGGGTAAGAAGAGAAGACGTTAAAATACAAAGGTATGAGACAAAGCGAAAGAGTTAAACAAGAGATGTGGGACACACTCAACTACTTAAGAAGGTGGATAATTGGACATAGATTAAGTGACCCTGTCATATTGGAAAACTTCAGAAAAGTGAACTACAATCGAGAAATGTAACACTTCAGCTTTATTTATAAAGTCTCTAATGTGGCTTCACACAGTTATGCCCTGCATGTTAGATTGTCAGGCCTTGCCTTAAACGACAGGATCGTTTTTGTGAAAGTTACAAGTTTCATCTCAAATATAATTAGCCCTGCCTTGTAGTGCTGTCATAATGATGACAGTCaatactaatttatttattactgtCCATAGTTTTGTATTCTACAAAAGATATTCAATATATCgtggtttttctttttctcttcaaTCAGATATATTATATGCTTTTTCAGGACGACCATACCAAAGGTTGCAAGTGTCCACCAGGGTTCAAGGGTGATGGAGTTAATAATTGTGAAGGTGCATTATGGTTCTTTTGTTGTTAATGTTGAGTCTTAGGCAATTATCTCCGTTCATTAGTTAATATCTATTGACCATATTCTTAAATtgcttttaaaatttgattcctATTAAGATTTTAAGAGTATCCCCAGATAGTTGTGTAAGCATACAGCAGATAGTTTAAACATTTCTACTAAATTGTTTGCATCTTTAACCTAAATCAACTCTGTGAGCCTGTGGTATGGATCTTGGGAGTCTGTTTCATGCAAACTACTAACACTAGTGTAAGATTGTCTGCTGACAAATTGTTTTTTATGAATCCATTTAAACTGTATGTCAACTGCCTGTAGTATGTAGGCAATGTACGAGTTCCTCTGGATAACCTTGATATGAAGTATAAGCATATTTGCAAACTTGGTATAGATATTTAagtatatgtttttttgacttaATTCTAAGTTTCTCTAGTTTTTACATTTGTACATCATACTCTATAATCTgtatgatgtatatatataccatGAAAGTAcatttttgaagttttgtgtgcATCTGTTGTAAGGTTTCCTTATCTGACCTAATTTTTAAGAACCTGTAATGGATCAATTTAAATGTTGAAGTCTTGGAAATCTGATTCTTCTCATATATCTGATTTATGCCAGATATTGATGAATGCAAAGCAAAAACAGCATGTCAATGCCCGGAATGCAAATGCAAGAATACCTGGGGTAGTTATGACTGCAGCTGCAGTGGAAATTTACTGTACATGCGTGAACATGATACCTGTATAAGTGAGTATTGAACTTTAATATGTGATTCTAGTTAAACTAAACTATCAGCATTTGATCTATTAATCTGTTTGCTGGACGAAATTTATGCAATCGTGCCTGCCTGGTTTATTTATTCTCTTTTATAAATTCTTTGATGACTTGAACTCAAGCGTTTTATATGCAGTAGTGTTATTCTGTAATTGCGCCCTTCTCCTAACACCTAAGGGTTTTAGGAGTGTTAGTAACTTAACGAGTAGTCTCCTTTGCTTTAACTGAGTCGTTACAAGCGCAAGGTAAGAACTTATGCATGGACTGCCATATTTCTCTAATAGTCTAAGGATGGAGTTTTGACAGTTATGCTTTCATCAATTACGTAtaagaaagaaaagaataaagaaactAAAGAAATGTAAAAGCTTCCATTGAATTTGCAGCTAAAAGCATCGAGTTATTGACCAGAGTTGTTTGGTATAGATTACACTTTACAGTGGTTGGAGCTATAAAACTCATTATCATAGATATTGATATTTAAGTTGCGAAGAATTCACATTATTATCTGCTACTTCTAATATTATTGATTGGCCTTTTCAGGTAAGGATGTTAGTGCTGAGGTCAGCTGGGGCTTTGTTTGGGTGATCATTCTTGGTTTGGCTGCGGCTGGAGTTGGAGGATATGCAGTTTACAAGTACAGAATTCGGGTCAGTCctgaatatttttactgctaCTTTAGTGTTCCATCTATATCAGCTTATATATGGAATTCGGGGGTTCGTGTCAGAATTAGAGAAATAATCCCCCACCCATGTTTTGTGTGTTTAATGCAAAACATTGTGCAATAACAGTGGTATTTTATGTTTCAGTGTTCGTTCATGCGGGATTTATTTAGTTACTGTAATTTTACTAGGGAATGCTAATTGTAGTGCTAAAGGTAGAATTGGAAAGCAAAAGTATTTCCCCTCATAGAACATCTCCCGTGAAATGCCAAATTTTTGTAGCAACGTCCCTACATATTTGCAGCTCACATATCATAAGAATCACTGTTGCCAAATCCTTGTACCTAGTCTATATAGTTGCATATTACATGCATCACTGTACATATCATAAGCATTACAGTTTGCATTTGGGAAAACATATTTGTAATATAGTCACTTACCTTTGATATCCTGTGGAATGTGCAGAGATATATGGACTCGGAGATTCGGGCAATTATGGCACAGTATATGCCCTTGGATAACCAGCCAGAAGATCCTGTTCATCATTCACATGGGAACGTTTAAGTGTGGAACATTTTGTGAGGAACGAACTTGGTCGTTAGTATTAGATTATCCTAGACTCCTATTGCAGTCTGCCTTTGTATTTGTTTATCATGGTGTAGTAGCTCCTGTACCTGACACTGGATCACCTAAATGACTTGGTTTTGATGTTTACAAAAATCCTTGTATGACTTGTATTTATGTACATTATTACAACTTGTTTACTGCAGACTGGAATTTCTTTTTGGCGTTGATGCTCTCATAATTTTGGATAAATGATTGTGCTTGCGCTATCACACTACACCTTCTCTTCGGCAAGGAAGCGAGGCAGAGACTGCTAGAGTCTCTAGATTGAACACTTAATGGCTAATATGATGCAATATATTTGGTGCAAGTCAAAGGTCACTTAATTTCTCATCTCCAGATGACTCACAAATCTTAACTTGGCTTTTTGTCTGTTACTGAAATCTTAGGGAAGAATACATTAGTATCATTTTGTCAACCTTCATTAATATATTCTAGTCCTTGTCTCCCTGATATGTCGTTGTTACGCTTCCTCTGTGCAAGTACATCTACAAGGAGATTATTCAAAGTTTTATTACAGCTGCTGAGAAAAAGTGGGAAAAAGGAGAGAGAGGAGATGAGTAGATAGAACAACAAATCTACTGAAGGAGAGATAGTAAAAACAATTACTCGTAGATAAAAAGGGGTACTGAGACAGCCTGCCCTGTCTCTCTTTATTTTCCCTCATTGCAATCCAACACTTTACACATCTTTCTTCATCATTTTGTATCATTAGTTACAAAACACTCTTGTGTTATTCCCCCCATTTTccttttggttttgtttttgtttctttcaCTCTCTCTCTTGTTCTCTTGGGGGAATGTGGAGTGAAACAATATAATAAAAGCTTCTTGTGCTTCTGATGCTCCTTCTTCTACTCCTCAATGCTCTCCCCCACAAACCTGTACTCTTTTTAATAATCCTAGTAATAAATACCTGACATCCTCCTTTATTTTAAATGTGGTGATGGTGGAGTATTAATTACTACTACtccttttcttcctcttcttgaTATCATTTTCATCTCTTGTATTCCCCTGCAAAACTCACCATCTACTTGTTACTTTTGCCTACAACCCATTTACTCTGGTTTCTGCTAAACCAACAAACATTTCATTTGTAATCATCATCACCATTCACCACCACAGAAATCATCATTTCTTTCTAGCACTAGACATAGATATTTATGTTTTTACATTCCCTATCTCATTCCGCCACCACTTTCGTGAGAAAAAACATTTGATATTTCTAAGTAAGAATGCTGTTATCTCTTGTTCTTGTTGTGTTTCTTATTCCCCTGCATGTTCACTCTGTTTCCTCCTCTGCCGCTTTTAGTGATGATCTTCTTGGTCTAATCGTGTTCAAAGCGGACCTCAGTGACCCTCTCTCCAAGCTCACTTCTTGGAATGAAGATGATGCTTCCCCCTGCAATTGGTTCGGCATCAAATGCCATCCCTACACCAACAGGGTCACGGAGCTTCACCTTGATAACCTCTCACTCTCCGGTCACATCGGTAGAGGCCTCCTTGGACTAGAGTTTCTCCACAAATTATCCCTCTCCAATAACAACTTTACTGGCCCCATCACACCTATTCTCTCCCAGTTTGATAACTTGCAGGTGATTGATCTCAGTCACAACGCCTTCTCTGGTTTCATCCCTCAGCAGCTCTTTGTGCAATGCAGATCATTGCGTGTTATTGCACTTGCCAACAATCATCTCACTGGTCCAATCCCTGATACTTTCTCTTCATGTTCAACACTCAAGGGGGTTAACTTCTCATCTAATCGCCTTTCAGGCCAGTTGCCTTCTGGGATTTGGTCTCTTAATGCTCTCCGTTCGCTTGATCTTTCTGATAATTTGTTGGAAGGCGTGATACCTCGAGGAATCCAAAGTCTGTATGACTTGAGAGCTCTGAGCTTGAGGAAGAACAACTTCATTGGACAACTACCCGACGACATTGGAGGATGCTTATTGTTGAAATCACTAGATTTTAGTAACAATCATTTGTCTGGGGAACTTCCTTGGTCGATGCAGAAACTTAGTTTGTGCAATTCTCTTTATTTAGGAGGAAATTCACTCTCTGGTGAATTCCCCGATTGGATATCTAATATGAGAAGCCTCGAGACCTTGGATTTGTCTGTTAATAGTTTTTATGGTCAACTTGCATACTCAATAGGAGAGCTTCAATTCTTGAAACAACTGAATTTGTCTAGAAATCAATTCACTGGAAGCTTACCTGAGTCGCTGAAAAATTGTATATCACTTAAAACTGTGGATGTTAGCTGGAATTTGTTGGCCGGTAATCTTCCTCCATGGATTTTTGAGTTAGGATTGGAGACTATTTCTCTTTCGGGGAACAGGTTAAATGGAAGTGTTGAATATCCTTTAAGTATGTTAATGTCAGCTTCCTATCAAAGTATTCAGGTCATAGATTTGTCTTCTAATGCATTATTTGGTGAAATTCCATCTGGTGTTGGAAACTTAAGTAGATTACAGTTCTTGAATATGTCCAGGAACTTTTTGTTTGGTACCATCCCTGGAACTTTTGGTGAATTAAAAGCGGCACGCGTTCTTGATCTGAGTCATAATTGGCTTAATGGAAGCATTCCCTCTGGCATTGGCGGTGCAGCAGCATTACTGGAACTGTGGCTGGAGAATAACTTTTTGACTGGGGAGATCCCACTTGAGATTGGAAATTGCTCATCTCTCACCACTTTGTGAGTTTCCAACCACTTATGCTTTATACTAATCCATGTTTTGTGTTACATAGATTGGGTACTATAAACTTCAACATATATACCTGTTTTTCTTGTAATACTAAATAGGCATCGCACTAGAGCTTTTATAATCTTCATTATCttcttaaccttcttgtaatacTAGATAGTTATTGCACTAGAGCTTTCATAATCCTCATTGTCTTGTTAACCTTAAATTGGATACAGTTCTACTAATTTACTACACGCATGTGTCcttttttcattaattttatatttgcaaACATCTCCTAGCACCACATTGCTGATAACTTCTGTTTGTATGAATTTTTGTCCTGCACAGAATCCTTTCTCAGAACAATCTTACAGGGCCCGTACCAGTGGTAATCGCGAATCTCACTGAACTCCAGACTGTAGATTTTTCCTTTAACCAGTTGTCTGGAAGCTTACCCAAAGAGCTGAAGAACCTTTCTTACCTCCATATTTTTAACATTTCCCACAATAACCTACAAGGTGAATTGCCTGTTGGTGGCTTCTTTGACACCATACCTCTTTCTTCATTAGCTGGTAACCCAAGCCTATGCGGCTATGTTATGAATAATTCATGCAATGCCACCCATCCAAAACCTATTGTCCTCAATCCAGATTCATCTTCTGGCTCCTCCAATCATGGTTCTCTCTCGCCTAGTTTCCACCATAAAAAAATCGTACTCAGTATCTCTGCTCTTGTTGCTATTGGTGCAGCCATCTTGATAGCTCTTGGAGTTCTAACAGTTGCTATCTTAAATCTGCATGCTCGTTCTGCCATGCCAGGTGCTAACACATCCCTTAATTCATATGGCGGGGATGAATTTAGCCCTGCCCATACAAGTGAGTCCAACTACGGAAAGCTTGTTATGTTTGCTGGTGATTCTGAATTCGTCGATGGGGCTCATGGACTGCTCAACAAAGATTGTGAAATTGGGCATGGTGGCTTCGGCATTGTCTATGAAACAGCTCTTCGAGATGGACGCTCAGTTGCCATCAAAAAGTTAAATGCTTCTGGTCTAATGAAATCCCAAGATGATTTTGAGAGGGAGGTCAAGAAGCTTGGAAAGATAAGGCACCAGAATCTTGTAGCCCTCGAAGGGTATTACTGGACTCAATCTTTACAGCTGCTCATCAACGAGTATGTCTGCAATGGAAGCTTGTACACGCATCTTCATGGCGGACAGTCTGAAAATTGCCTATCCTGGAAGCAGAGATTTAATATAATTCACGGGACAGCTAAAGGTCTGGAGCATCTGCATCGCTCGAATGTAATTcactataatttaaaacctAGTAACATATTAATAGATAGTTGTTTTGAAGCTAAAGTGGGAGACTTTGGGCTGGCTAGTCTGTTACCATTGTTGGATCGTTATAACTTAAGCAGCAAGATTCAGAGTGCACTCGGGTACATGGCTCCTGAGTTTGCATGTCAAACGGTAAAGATAACAGAAAAGTGTGATATTTACGGGTTTGGAATTTTGATTCTTGAGGTAGTCACGGGGAATAGACCAGTGGAATATATGGAAGATGATGTGGTGGTGCTATGTGATATGGTGAGGGAAGCATTGGATGAGGGGAGATCAGAGGATTGTGTGGACAGAAAGCTTATGGGCAACTTCCCAGTGGAGGAGGCAATTCCTGTGATCAAGCTTGGGCTAATATGTGCATCTCAAGTTCCCTCAAATCGTCCAGATATGGAAGAGGTTATCAGAATTTTAGACTTGATCCGATGTCCTTCAGAAAGCCAGGGGGAAACGGAATGAGTTTGATAATATAGAGAGTCAGAGAGTATAAGGGATACGAGTTTTGAACAAGAATCCAGTTTAGTTGTTGTTTATCTCCAAAAACAGATTTGGAAGTTATATATTTTCAGCCTTTGGCTTCATGTATTTCTGTCTCATCATTCTCAGATACTTGCTGAGGTTTATAGTCACTATTTATTAAATGTTGTCTTACATTTTCCTGTATTATGCACCCACACCGCGCCGCTGTTTTGCGTGTCATGCACGATTAGCGCATTGATCTGTGTAGTGTGAGGACATTGTCATACAAGGCACAGTTTATGTTGTCTGCCTTTAAAGAATCAACAAGAATTTGAATCTGTAACTCCTTTCTGCCGGGAATTGGTAAATGCAACAACCCAGACTGCAAAACAAGCAAGGAAGACTGGGTTGTAAAAAGATGCATAATTGGATGAATATCCCGCAGTcaagattataacaaaattttaatacgtCCAGCGCATTTTAACAGTCTTGTAGAACGGTCAAAAAATTGTAGGCCGGTTAAGAGGTCTGTGACATACGTGTGCTAGGGACCGGGACCAGACCCCATAAGAAGACCTTTACATTGTTGTAGTGCAAGTAATTAAGAGGAGTGTTGTACACCTTAACAGACAATCAGAGTCAAAGTAGTCGTCACATTGGAGTTGGTACAATAATCAATGCTTAGATGTGAAGGGTGAATCAATGACTACAGCTTAAGAAATGGTTATCATGAATGCAATTTGACATGAACAAAAAGGCTCTTCTCCACATGGGAGTTGGAAGCTGGCTGGCTACCCTTCCTCAATGCTAATTGCTATCATGCAGCTCAGTCTCCAGTGCCAAAATAACATCCTTAACAAAAGTAGTTTTATCATCATAGTATTTCATAACTATAGCACATGAGAGAAGCAAGATAAAAAGAAGGCCAAATTTGAAACATGCATGATTTATTCTTTTTATGTAAATAAACATGGAAAAGATGAGGGTTGAACCAATAAGGATAGGAGAGGTGGAAGAGGGAAATTGCACTTTTTATCTTGTGGTATATAGTTTTTGCTTTGGCAAAGGAAGGGCAGGATGATGATGATTCACACCACAACATCATCAAACCACTTATAATTTAACTGTGGGGACAAAACAGAATGGAGCTTTTATTCACGTCCTTGCATAAATTTACTAAATTCTAATCATGCTGTCACTTAAAGTGAAAATGGGATAGATTTGTGCATTTCTCTTTTAGTATGTTCTACTTTTTTACTCCTGCTCTGGTGGCTGAGGGGGTAACTACTTTTTGTTATCAAAGACtcgatttgaatatatataatattctatcTTCCGGAAGTTAATAAACCATGTACTAGGTCGCATGTGTGAGCACAAGTTTGATGAGAAAAGAACACGCGAATGCAGAGAGAGAGCTTCAGTGACCAGGGCGGTCTAATCAGTTTCTCAAATTATAAGTGGAAAAGCGAGGCCAGCATTGATCGAGTGAATGACTTGTTTTCAAGATGTCaagtaattaaaatttggaACCACGAGTGCAAAGAGGTTTACATATGTCAAGGCCTAATTGGCATTAGAATTtagaaatgaagttgaactagCTGGACAGTTATTCAGTAGCCAGAAGACTGCAACAAGACTAGGAATTATTTACGGGTACACGGTGCGCGTGAGTTTTCAAACAAAGTTTAATTCAATTATATACCAAGTTTTATGGTCCATCGATTTAACGTTTTAACCACTGGACCGGCGAGGAATTGAAGGTCAACCATGGATTGGAAAGTACCACAACATTAATAATACCAGACTATTCAAATGCTTCATAGCTTACATGTAAAGGATTACTTGCCAAAACATAACAAATATTGACTGCACCTTCCAGGGATTTTACAACAAATTTTACTGTTATCCTATTTTTATCTCTCACCACATATAAATAAAAGTTAACCGACCCCAACCCGGAAAAAGGAAGGAATGAAACCAACATCTAATGTATATTACAACAATAGCCAAAACATAACAAATATTGATTGTACTTTTCAGGGATTTTACAACAAATTTTACTAGTATCCTATTTGTATCTCTCACTACGTATAAAAAATAGTAAACCCACCCCCACCCCaaaaaaaggaaagaaa is a window from the Daucus carota subsp. sativus chromosome 8, DH1 v3.0, whole genome shotgun sequence genome containing:
- the LOC108197357 gene encoding probable LRR receptor-like serine/threonine-protein kinase IRK, producing the protein MLLSLVLVVFLIPLHVHSVSSSAAFSDDLLGLIVFKADLSDPLSKLTSWNEDDASPCNWFGIKCHPYTNRVTELHLDNLSLSGHIGRGLLGLEFLHKLSLSNNNFTGPITPILSQFDNLQVIDLSHNAFSGFIPQQLFVQCRSLRVIALANNHLTGPIPDTFSSCSTLKGVNFSSNRLSGQLPSGIWSLNALRSLDLSDNLLEGVIPRGIQSLYDLRALSLRKNNFIGQLPDDIGGCLLLKSLDFSNNHLSGELPWSMQKLSLCNSLYLGGNSLSGEFPDWISNMRSLETLDLSVNSFYGQLAYSIGELQFLKQLNLSRNQFTGSLPESLKNCISLKTVDVSWNLLAGNLPPWIFELGLETISLSGNRLNGSVEYPLSMLMSASYQSIQVIDLSSNALFGEIPSGVGNLSRLQFLNMSRNFLFGTIPGTFGELKAARVLDLSHNWLNGSIPSGIGGAAALLELWLENNFLTGEIPLEIGNCSSLTTLILSQNNLTGPVPVVIANLTELQTVDFSFNQLSGSLPKELKNLSYLHIFNISHNNLQGELPVGGFFDTIPLSSLAGNPSLCGYVMNNSCNATHPKPIVLNPDSSSGSSNHGSLSPSFHHKKIVLSISALVAIGAAILIALGVLTVAILNLHARSAMPGANTSLNSYGGDEFSPAHTSESNYGKLVMFAGDSEFVDGAHGLLNKDCEIGHGGFGIVYETALRDGRSVAIKKLNASGLMKSQDDFEREVKKLGKIRHQNLVALEGYYWTQSLQLLINEYVCNGSLYTHLHGGQSENCLSWKQRFNIIHGTAKGLEHLHRSNVIHYNLKPSNILIDSCFEAKVGDFGLASLLPLLDRYNLSSKIQSALGYMAPEFACQTVKITEKCDIYGFGILILEVVTGNRPVEYMEDDVVVLCDMVREALDEGRSEDCVDRKLMGNFPVEEAIPVIKLGLICASQVPSNRPDMEEVIRILDLIRCPSESQGETE